TTTACCCATCAAGCTAGAAACGTTAACGATTACCCCTTCCTGTTGAGCTACCATGCGTCGGGCAACAAGACGAGTGATGGTGTACATTCCGACTAAATTAGTAGTGAGCTCTTCCTGCACCTTTGGTAGTTGAGATTGTAAAAAGGGAGCTTGGTGCACAACTCCAGCACAGTTAACGAGCAGATGAATCGGTCCATGATCGCGCCATGCTTGTGCGAGCTTAATATTCACCTCTACCGGCTGAGTCAGATCCAAAGCCAGGATCGCGACTTCCACGCCAAGCGCCGAGATTTCAGTGGCCACCTCAGCTAATCGCTGGCGATCCCGTGCTAGCAACAATAGACGTCTTACTCCTGTTTTCGCTAGTTCCAGAGCGATCGCTCGCCCAATTCCACGGGAAGCTCCAGTAACTAGAGCG
This window of the Chroococcidiopsis sp. CCMEE 29 genome carries:
- a CDS encoding SDR family NAD(P)-dependent oxidoreductase, with translation MNIQGKTALVTGASRGIGRAIALELAKTGVRRLLLLARDRQRLAEVATEISALGVEVAILALDLTQPVEVNIKLAQAWRDHGPIHLLVNCAGVVHQAPFLQSQLPKVQEELTTNLVGMYTITRLVARRMVAQQEGVIVNVSSLMGKVAAPTMATYSATKFAILGFTQALRGELAAHNIRVIALLPSLTDTDMVRELEWFRWVVPMTPQKVAQALVAGLHKESPEILVGWQSHLAVWCNRIAPMLLEKVLLMAAPSKHRQKRYQRLRHARATSS